The Archocentrus centrarchus isolate MPI-CPG fArcCen1 chromosome 18 unlocalized genomic scaffold, fArcCen1 scaffold_23_ctg1, whole genome shotgun sequence genome contains a region encoding:
- the lgi2a gene encoding leucine-rich repeat LGI family member 2a codes for MVQGVNARCHLPRSVLSATLTHESPTRKMPPALKIQALFCVWLCCLCQTGHLKKPFRCPSTCSCSKESIICVGSSYILKLTPNEINSLSIVNGTFTELKEAMFAHIPSLQLLLLNSNSLTTIRDDAFSGLPHLEYLFIESNKLETTFKYAFRGLRDLTHLSLANNNIKALPRDLFIDLDSLIELDLRGNAFECDCRAKWLMTWLKNTNATVSDVLCAGPEDMKGKRLNDMTSLQNECVSTDFILHQSLDSESLSVDTFSYKNDVYVAIAAPSTESCMLFQWDHIEMNFRTYDNITGQSIVGCKSVIIQNEVFVIVAQLFGGSHIYKFDEDQSRFNKFQEIEVSKISKPNDIEAFQIGSDWFFVIADSSKAGLSTLYKWNDNGFYSYQSLHEWYRDTDVEFLDLDGKAHLILASRSQVPVIYQWSRNNQKFVLQGEIPNMEDVVVVKHFRIKEELYLAMTRYIGDSKVLRWGAKQFAEIQALPSRGSMILQPFSFKERYYLALGSDYTFSQIYLWDEDNKLFDRFKEVYIQAPRSFTVVSTDRRDFIFASSFKGNTQIFEHIIIDLSL; via the exons ATGGTGCAGGGTGTAAACGCGCGCTGCCATCTGCCTCGATCGGTGCTCTCAGCAACCCTCACACATGAAAGCCCGACAAGAAAGATGCCGCCAGCTCTCAAGATCCAGGCATTGTTCTGCGTGTGGCTGTGCTGCCTGTGTCAAACGGGTCATTTAAAAAAGCCTTTCCGATGTCCTTCAACATGCAGCTGCTCCAAGGAGTCTATCATTTGCGTCGGGTCCTCGTACATCCTAAAACTGACCCCCAACGAAATCAATTCTTT GAGTATCGTGAATGGGACGTTCACCGAGCTCAAAGAGGCAATGTTTGCCCACATACCCTCTCTCCAGCTATT ACTTTTGAATTCCAATTCCCTAACAACTATAAGGGATGATGCATTCTCAGGCCTTCCACATCTGGAGTACCT GTTCATCGAGAGTAATAAACTAGAGACAACATTCAAATATGCCTTCAGAGGACTCAGGGACCTGACTCACTT GTCTTTGGCAAACAACAACATTAAAGCCTTACCCAGGGACCTCTTCATTGACCTTGACTCCCTTATAGAGCT GGACCTGCGAGGCAATGCCTTTGAATGTGACTGCAGAGCCAAGTGGCTTATGACGTGGTTAAAGAACACCAATGCCACAGTGTCGGATGTCTTGTGTGCTGGACCGGAGGACATGAAGGGCAAGCGCCTCAATGATATGACCAGCCTGCAAAATGAGTGCGTCTCAACGG ATTTCATCCTTCATCAGTCTCTTGACTCAGAATCTTTGTCTGTCGACACATTCAGCTATAAGAATGATGTCTACGTGGCTATTGCTGCTCCCAGCACAGAGAGCTGTATGCTTTTCCAGTGGGACCACATAGAAATGAACTTCAGGACTTATGATAACATCACAG GTCAGTCCATTGTGGGGTGCAAGTCTGTTATCATCCAGAATGAGGTGTTTGTCATTGTGGCTCAACTCTTCGGTGGTTCCCACATTTACAAATTTGATGAGGACCAAAGTAGGTTCAATAAGTTCCAGGAGATTGAGGTGTCCAAGATCTCAAAGCCTAATGATATTGAGGCCTTCCAGATTGGCTCTGACTGGTTCTTTGTGATTGCTGACAGCTCGAAAGCTGGCCTTTCTACCCTCTACAAGTGGAATGATAATGGCTTTTATTCATACCAGTCACTGCATGAGTGGTACCGCGACACCGATGTAGAGTTCTTGGACTTGGATGGGAAGGCTCACCTTATTCTGGCAAGCCGGTCACAGGTTCCCGTGATCTACCAGTGGAGCCGGAACAACCAGAAGTTTGTCCTGCAGGGCGAGATCCCCAACATGGAGGATGTCGTAGTTGTGAAACACTTCCGGATCAAGGAGGAACTCTATCTGGCTATGACGCGGTATATTGGTGATTCCAAAGTTCTACGTTGGGGTGCCAAACAATTTGCTGAGATCCAAGCTTTGCCCTCACGAGGCTCCATGATCCTCCAGCCGTTCTCTTTCAAAGAACGTTACTACCTGGCTCTGGGAAGTGATTACACCTTCTCACAAATATACCTGTGGGATGAGGACAACAAACTCTTCGATCGCTTTAAGGAGGTGTACATTCAGGCCCCTCGCTCTTTCACCGTGGTATCTACTGACCGCAGGGACTTCATTTTTGCCTCTAGCTTCAAGGGAAACACGCAGATCTTTGAGCACATTATCATCGACCTGAGCTTGTGA